From a single Sediminibacterium sp. KACHI17 genomic region:
- the ffh gene encoding signal recognition particle protein — protein sequence MFQNLSEKLESAFKNLKGEARINDLNIANTVKDIRRALIDADVNFKIAKEFTDKVKDKAIGEKVINAISPGQLMVKIVQDELTELMGGSEATFNVTGNPAIILIAGLQGSGKTTFTGKLANYLKNKKGKSPLLVAADIYRPAAIDQLTVLAEQVGVDIYSERENKNAVEIALNAIKEAKAKNKNVIIIDTAGRLAVDEAMMKEVADIKAAVNPTEILFVVDSMTGQDAVNTAKAFNDRLDFSGVVLTKLDGDTRGGAALSIKYTVQKPIKFVSSGEKLDTLDVFYPDRMAQRILGMGDITTLVEKAQAQYDEVQAKKLEKKIRKNQFDFQDFLDQLQQIKKMGNIKDLMGMIPGVGKAIKDVDINDDAFKGIEAIISSMTPFERANPDSLTPSRKQRIAKGCGKDLTEVNAFMKQFEQMKQMMKMMNNMPMGGRFPGMRR from the coding sequence ATGTTTCAGAATCTCTCCGAAAAATTAGAATCAGCGTTTAAGAACCTAAAAGGTGAAGCGCGTATCAATGACCTGAATATTGCCAATACGGTCAAAGATATTCGTCGTGCATTGATCGATGCGGATGTCAATTTTAAAATTGCCAAAGAGTTTACAGATAAGGTAAAAGATAAAGCCATAGGCGAAAAAGTCATCAATGCCATCAGTCCGGGTCAGTTGATGGTGAAGATCGTTCAGGATGAGCTGACGGAGTTAATGGGCGGATCAGAAGCTACATTCAATGTAACCGGAAATCCTGCGATCATTTTGATTGCCGGGTTACAAGGTAGTGGTAAGACTACTTTCACCGGTAAACTGGCGAATTACCTGAAAAATAAAAAAGGTAAATCCCCTTTATTAGTAGCTGCGGATATCTATCGTCCCGCTGCGATCGATCAGTTGACAGTACTGGCTGAACAAGTAGGCGTTGATATTTACAGTGAGCGAGAAAACAAAAATGCCGTAGAGATTGCATTGAATGCGATCAAAGAGGCAAAGGCAAAAAATAAAAATGTCATCATCATAGATACTGCCGGACGTTTGGCAGTTGATGAAGCGATGATGAAAGAAGTGGCGGATATCAAAGCAGCAGTGAATCCGACTGAGATATTATTTGTTGTAGACTCCATGACCGGACAGGATGCGGTGAATACAGCCAAGGCTTTTAATGATCGGTTAGATTTTTCCGGTGTTGTATTGACCAAGTTGGATGGTGATACAAGAGGTGGTGCTGCACTTTCTATCAAGTATACCGTCCAAAAGCCAATAAAATTCGTAAGTAGTGGTGAGAAGTTAGATACGCTGGATGTTTTTTATCCTGACCGTATGGCGCAGCGTATTTTGGGAATGGGTGATATCACCACATTGGTAGAAAAGGCCCAGGCTCAATATGATGAGGTACAGGCAAAGAAGTTGGAGAAGAAGATCCGTAAAAATCAATTTGATTTTCAGGATTTTCTGGATCAGTTACAGCAGATCAAAAAAATGGGAAACATCAAAGATCTGATGGGAATGATCCCTGGTGTAGGAAAGGCGATTAAAGATGTAGATATCAATGATGATGCATTCAAAGGAATTGAAGCGATCATTAGTTCTATGACTCCTTTTGAACGTGCTAATCCTGATAGTTTAACGCCCAGTCGTAAACAAAGAATAGCTAAAGGATGTGGTAAAGATCTTACGGAAGTGAATGCATTCATGAAGCAATTTGAACAGATGAAACAGATGATGAAGATGATGAATAACATGCCAATGGGTGGAAGATTTCCCGGCATGCGCAGATGA
- a CDS encoding RNA polymerase sigma factor RpoD/SigA, protein MRQLKITKSITNRESQSLEKYLQEIGKVDLISPEEEVQLAMRIRQGDQRALDRLVKSNLRFVVSVAKQYQNQGLTLPDLINEGNLGLIKAALRFDETRGFKFISYAVWWIRQSILQALAEQSRIVRLPLNKVGLTNRISKAYQLLEQEFEREPTVQELAELLELSIEEVAATMSVGFRHVSMDTPLSDGEDGTLMDVMENPNADKTDEKLVHDESLRMEIERSLKTLTERQKEVLCFFFGIGVDNPLSLEDIGERFNLTRERVRQIKDKAITKLRSTSRCKHLKVYLG, encoded by the coding sequence ATGCGTCAGCTCAAAATCACGAAGTCAATTACCAATCGTGAATCACAGAGTCTTGAAAAGTATCTTCAGGAAATCGGAAAAGTAGATCTGATCAGTCCGGAAGAAGAAGTTCAATTGGCTATGCGGATTCGACAAGGTGATCAAAGGGCTTTAGATCGTTTGGTAAAATCCAATCTTCGCTTTGTGGTCTCAGTTGCCAAACAGTATCAAAACCAGGGATTAACCTTACCCGATCTCATCAATGAAGGTAATCTTGGATTGATTAAAGCTGCGCTTCGTTTCGATGAAACACGTGGTTTTAAATTCATTTCTTATGCAGTATGGTGGATTCGTCAAAGTATCTTGCAGGCATTGGCAGAACAAAGTCGTATTGTTCGATTGCCATTGAATAAAGTAGGTCTGACCAACCGCATCAGTAAAGCTTATCAATTATTGGAGCAGGAATTTGAAAGAGAGCCAACCGTTCAGGAGCTGGCTGAGTTATTGGAACTTAGCATTGAGGAGGTTGCAGCCACAATGAGTGTGGGATTCAGGCATGTAAGTATGGATACACCACTATCTGATGGGGAAGATGGTACTTTGATGGATGTCATGGAAAATCCAAATGCTGATAAAACAGATGAAAAATTGGTTCATGATGAATCATTACGAATGGAAATTGAGCGGAGTTTGAAGACCTTGACAGAAAGACAAAAAGAAGTTCTTTGTTTTTTCTTTGGGATCGGGGTCGATAATCCACTGAGTCTGGAAGATATTGGTGAAAGATTTAACCTGACACGAGAAAGGGTGCGTCAGATCAAGGATAAAGCAATTACCAAACTCAGGAGTACAAGCAGATGTAAACACCTGAAGGTATATCTCGGATAA